One part of the Thermodesulforhabdaceae bacterium genome encodes these proteins:
- the porB gene encoding pyruvate synthase subunit PorB, with protein sequence MGIASEALKDFKGFTMKNIPSVEPLSPGHRACQGCVEILALRLALKAIGTNVIVASATGCMEIVTSPYPQTAWRVPWIHVAFENAAAVISGVESAYKVLARKGRISPEDKVVFLGYGGDGGTADIGLQALSGALERGHDIVYICLDNEAYMNTGIQRSSSTPYGAMTTTSPPGKKSIGQTTWKKNVPAIAAAHDIPYVATASPAYPLDLMNKVKKAAMVPGPAYVHIFSVCPTGWRHPTNIAIEVAKMAVATNVFPLYEVIDGKWILSRKNPKPKPVVDYLKMQRRFAHLTEEEIEKIQARVNAEWEALLERCGEKKEPAPEGAEPSGE encoded by the coding sequence CCGGGGCATAGGGCCTGTCAGGGATGTGTTGAAATTTTAGCTCTGAGGCTTGCTCTCAAGGCTATCGGCACGAATGTAATCGTTGCAAGTGCTACTGGATGCATGGAGATCGTCACATCGCCCTATCCTCAAACAGCCTGGCGAGTGCCGTGGATCCATGTTGCCTTTGAAAATGCGGCAGCAGTCATAAGCGGCGTTGAATCGGCTTATAAAGTGCTTGCGCGAAAGGGAAGAATAAGCCCTGAAGATAAAGTGGTTTTTTTGGGGTATGGTGGTGATGGTGGGACGGCTGATATTGGGCTTCAGGCTTTGAGCGGGGCTTTAGAACGTGGACATGATATTGTTTACATCTGTCTCGACAATGAAGCTTACATGAATACAGGAATCCAGAGATCATCTTCGACTCCATATGGTGCTATGACAACTACTTCTCCGCCGGGGAAAAAGAGCATAGGACAGACGACCTGGAAGAAAAATGTTCCTGCCATCGCAGCAGCTCATGATATTCCCTATGTTGCGACGGCATCCCCTGCCTATCCACTTGATCTTATGAATAAAGTGAAAAAAGCCGCTATGGTGCCGGGACCCGCTTATGTTCATATCTTTTCGGTTTGTCCTACCGGATGGAGACATCCGACAAATATAGCTATAGAAGTTGCGAAGATGGCTGTAGCAACTAATGTGTTCCCGCTTTATGAGGTGATCGATGGTAAATGGATCCTTTCTCGCAAAAATCCTAAGCCAAAGCCGGTGGTGGATTACTTGAAAATGCAGCGCCGGTTTGCTCATCTTACAGAAGAAGAGATTGAAAAGATTCAGGCTAGAGTGAATGCTGAGTGGGAAGCTTTACTGGAAAGATGTGGAGAAAAGAAAGAACCGGCTCCTGAAGGTGCTGAACCCTCCGGAGAATAG